The DNA sequence CGAGACGGTGCTCGTCGTCGGCGGGGCCGGACTGGTGACGATGGTCGAACTGGTCTACCTCACCGAACAGGCGGGGCCCCTGCGGATGAACACGGTGTTCAAGTTCTACATCCAGACGTGGGCGCTGTGGGGCGTCGCCGCCGGTGCCGTCGTCGCCGGATTGCTCCGGGGGCGACCGAGCGGGACGGACACGATGACCGAGCCCACGGCAGGGCGCGAGACGGTGGCCACCGACGGGGGCGACGGGAGCGGCCTCGGCGCGCTGAGGCGCGTCCTCACTGTCGCGTTCGTCCTCGCCCTCGTCGTCTCGACGAGCACCTACGGGGTGTTCGCGCTCGGGAGCCACTTCGAGAACGCGCCCGAGGCGACGCTGGACGCGACGGCGTTCATCGAGGAACAACACCCCGAGGAAGCGCCCGCCATCCGGTGGCTCGACGACCGTGCGGGCCAGCCGACCCTCCTCTCGGCACCGGGGACGACGTGGCACTCCCGCGGCGGCACCGACGAACGCGAGCGGGGGATGTACGCGTGGACGTCGAACCCCGCGGCGAGCATGACGGGGATTCCGACGGTCGCGGGCTGGCAACACGAAGTCGGCTACCGTGGCCCGGACGCGTACTACTCGCGCGTGCGCGACGTGGACACGATGTTCCTCGGGACGCCCGACGAACAGGCGCGGCTCCTCGGACAGTACGACGTGGAGTACATCTGGGTGGGGCCCTCCGAGCGACTCAGATACGACGACATCACCGTTACCGACCTCGACGCCGTCGAGGTCGCCTATCGGGAGGGCTCGGTGACGGTGTACCGGGTCGACAGCGAGGCGCTGTCGACCGCGTGACTGTCGCGGCGGAGACTCAGACGCCGCGCTTCTGGACGACGGTCAGCGCCTCGGCGTCGACGGAGTCGACCTCGAGGAAGTGGGGGACGTACTCGCGCTTGTCGAACGTCTCGCGCTCGTCCTCGGTGCCGATGGTGCACCACAACTGGACCTCGTCGGGGCCGTGGAAGTCTCCCTGCCGGTCGATGGCGAAACAGACCTGCTCCTCGCCGTCCCACTCGATGATGGCGTCGCGCCGGATTCCAGGGTCGCCGCGGACGATGAGCTTCTTCATACTCCGGGGTTCCGGCGACGCGGGCTTAATCTCTTCGGGATTCGGTGACTCGGGGTCGTACCGACGACCCGACCGGCTACCGCAGCAGTTTCACCGTGACCAGGACGGTCGGGACCACGATGGGAATCGTCAGGATGGCTCCCGTGATTACGACGAAAGGGGCGACGCCGCCGACGGGATACGCGAGCACGTCCACCGTCACCCAGTCGACGACGTTCACCATCGCGGCGTACGCGACGGCCGCGAGCAGGACGATTACGCTGAACGATCCGGCGACGACGCCGACGGCACGGCGGACCGCTCCGCCGCCCGTCTCCGGCTGTGTTTCGACACTCATGATCTACTGAACCCGTACAGTAGTGCACTTCGACTGAACGATTAAATCAGTTCGTATTCGTCGTGGCGCTATCGAATCGCAGTCGGATGGACGCGGTAGAACGTGTTTATCCGCCAATACTGACTATATGAGGGCCTAATCGGCGAAAAGAGCGGGCACGAGGCTCGCCTTCAGAGACCGAGACGACTGCCAGACGCTCTGTTAGAGTTGTGCAATAAAATCACCATATTTTTCGACCGTCTCGTCGATTACGAAGACACCCGTCGCCGTCATCGGCGCGTACGGGAGCGCCGGCGTGGTGGTGGCCGAGCGACTCGCCGACGAGCCGGACGTGGGGCTGACGCTGGTGGACGACGGCGACCCCGCCGGGGGCTCTGTATCGTTACACCCCGACGCGGACGTGGTGGCGAAGACGATGCAGTTGGCCGTCGAGACGGAACCCGACGCCCGGGAGATTCCGAACCGGGCGTATCACCCGACGACACCGGAGAGATTCGACGGGCTGCTCGGCGGTGCGGCGGCAACCGTCGGCGGGTGAGCAGAGCGGTACGAGGCCGGTCGATTCGCGGCGGCGCGGCCAGACGGCCGCGAGCCGAACCAAACGCGTTTTAACGGGCGACGTCAAAAACCCGTCAAGGTAGATATCATGCAGATGCCTCGCCGATTCAATACGTACTGTCCGCACTGCAACGCGCACCACGAACACGAGGTCGAAAAGGTCCGCACCGGCCGCCAGACCGGCATGAAGTGGGACGCGCGCCGAACGCGTGCCGGCCGTTCCACCATCGGGAACGCCGGGAAGTTCTCGAAGGTGCCCGGTGGCGACAAGCCGACGAAGAAGACCCACCTGAAGTACCGCTGCTCGGACTGCGGCAAGGCCCACATGCGCGAGGGCTGGCGCGCCGGCCGACTGGAGTTCCAGGAGTAATCATGGCAGGTTCGTACTACCGCGTCAAGTGTACCGACTGTGAGAACGAACAGGTCGTCTTCGGCAAGGCCTCGACGGTCGTCAACTGCGCCGTCTGTGGCACGACGCTGGCGACGCCGACGGGCGGCAAAGCACAGATCGACCACGAGATCGTCGAGACCGTCGAGGCTCGTTGAGAGGCCCAATCATGAAGTACAGTGGCTGGCCCGACAAAGGCGAACTCGTGGTCGGCAAGGTCGACGACATCGCCGATTTCGGCGTCTTCGTCGATCTCGAAGAGTACGAGGACAAACGCGGCCTGGCGCACATCTCCGAGGTCGCCTCGGGCTGGATCAAGAACGTCCGCGACCACGTCCGCGAGGGACAGACCGTCGTCGCGAAGGTGCTCGACGTCAACGAGTCCTCCCAGCAGATCGACCTCTCCATCAAGGACGTCAACGAGCACCAGCGCAAGGAGAAAATCCAGGAGTGGAAGAACGAACAGAAGGCCGACAAGTGGATGTCGCTGGCCTTCGGCGAGGACGTCTCCGACGAGCAGTATTCGGCGGTGGCGAACGCCGTCCTCACCGAGTTCGAGAGCCTCTACGAGGGGTTCGAGCAGGCGGCGATCCACGGTGCCGCCGCGCTGGAAGACGTCGACCTCGACGAGGACGAGGTCGAGGCCTTCGTCGAGACCGCCCGCGAGAACGTCTCCGTCCCGTACGTGAACGTGACGGGCTACGTCGACCTGCGCTGTCCGACCGGCGACGGCGTCGAACACATCCGGGAGGCGCTCAAGGCCGCCGGCGGCAACGGCGACGTCCCCGAGGGCGTCGAACTCGAAGTCACGTACGTCGGCTCCCCCGAGTACCGCATCAAGGTACGCGCGCCGGACTACAAGACGGCCGAGTCCGAACTCGAGACCGCCGCCGACCGAGCGCGGTCGGCAATCGAGACGCACGGTGGCACCGCGCAGTACCACCGTGAGCGGCACGAAGACGACGAGTAAGGCGGACGAGCAGAGGATGAGATGAAGTCCGACATTCGGGTCTGTGCGGCCTGGCGCGACGAGCACGACCGGCCAGTGTACGCGCTCGCCGATACGTGTCCCCGCTGTGGCGCGGAGACCGAGAACAGCGCCCCTGCCCCGTTCGACCCCACCGACACCTACGGCGAGTACCGACGGCGACTGAAACGAAAGCGCCGAGCCGAAGCGGACGCGGGCGACGGCGACTGAGTCACTCGTCGACGGGGTCGAGCGAGACGGAGATGGTGTTGCCCTTGTCCGCGGTCCGGAACTCCAGTTCGCCACCGGACCGGTCGACGGCCCAGTAGACGAGCCACAGCCCCAGTCCGCTCCCGTGGTAGACGGAGCGGACGTCGCGTTCGCCACGGAGGACGCGGATCTCCTGGACGGGAATCGGCGGACACTCGTCGGCGACGCAGAGGGAGACCGAGTCGCCGTCAGTCGCGACGGAGACCACGACCGTCGGGTCGGCCGTGTCGGCGTGTTCGATCGCGTTCGTGAGGAGTTCGTAGATCGCCAGCGAGAGCTTCGGGACCGCTCGCACGGTCGCGGTCTCCGGGAGCGTCGTCTCGACCGTCGCCTCCGGGTAGGCCGCCCGAACGCGCCCGCAGATGTCGGTCACCACCGCGACGAGGTTAACGGCGACCCTCTCGTCGTCGTCTGTGAGGAGCGCGACGATGTCACGTTCTTTGTCGACGGTCCGCAGGAGGTGCTCGCCCGTCTCGACGATGCGGGCGACGTCGTCGGCGACGGCGTCTCCACCGTTCGAGCGGGCCTGTTCCGCGTGCCCGAAGATGAGGTTCATCTCGTTGCGGAGGTTGTGTCGGAGGAGTCGGTCCATCACGAGGAGTTGCCGCTCACGTTCGCGCCTGTCGGTCACGTCCCGGGCGAAGCCGACGACGGCGGTGACCGTCCCGTCGTCGTCGGTGAACGGATACCCCTGCACCCAGACCCACGTCTGATAG is a window from the Salinigranum halophilum genome containing:
- a CDS encoding HAH_0734 family protein, translating into MKKLIVRGDPGIRRDAIIEWDGEEQVCFAIDRQGDFHGPDEVQLWCTIGTEDERETFDKREYVPHFLEVDSVDAEALTVVQKRGV
- a CDS encoding 50S ribosomal protein L44e encodes the protein MQMPRRFNTYCPHCNAHHEHEVEKVRTGRQTGMKWDARRTRAGRSTIGNAGKFSKVPGGDKPTKKTHLKYRCSDCGKAHMREGWRAGRLEFQE
- a CDS encoding 30S ribosomal protein S27e; translation: MAGSYYRVKCTDCENEQVVFGKASTVVNCAVCGTTLATPTGGKAQIDHEIVETVEAR
- a CDS encoding translation initiation factor IF-2 subunit alpha, whose product is MKYSGWPDKGELVVGKVDDIADFGVFVDLEEYEDKRGLAHISEVASGWIKNVRDHVREGQTVVAKVLDVNESSQQIDLSIKDVNEHQRKEKIQEWKNEQKADKWMSLAFGEDVSDEQYSAVANAVLTEFESLYEGFEQAAIHGAAALEDVDLDEDEVEAFVETARENVSVPYVNVTGYVDLRCPTGDGVEHIREALKAAGGNGDVPEGVELEVTYVGSPEYRIKVRAPDYKTAESELETAADRARSAIETHGGTAQYHRERHEDDE
- a CDS encoding RNA-protein complex protein Nop10; the protein is MKSDIRVCAAWRDEHDRPVYALADTCPRCGAETENSAPAPFDPTDTYGEYRRRLKRKRRAEADAGDGD
- a CDS encoding PAS domain-containing sensor histidine kinase, translating into MDSTGAEAALLDRTLDIVVVLDASGRLQYANSALERVLGYSPEDLRGQDALELIHPDERPRVESVFQGLVDAEPQADDEPVPTPTEFRYRAADGSWVWLAAQMSMEPALGSDEYVVTCRDISARRDAEATQRRIHRRFLAITEHTNDVLWMFSADWDEVLFINSAYEEVWGRTVADLEDDPTDLLRGVHPADRDGVAEAMARLSDGDPVNTEYRVDATNSYQTWVWVQGYPFTDDDGTVTAVVGFARDVTDRRERERQLLVMDRLLRHNLRNEMNLIFGHAEQARSNGGDAVADDVARIVETGEHLLRTVDKERDIVALLTDDDERVAVNLVAVVTDICGRVRAAYPEATVETTLPETATVRAVPKLSLAIYELLTNAIEHADTADPTVVVSVATDGDSVSLCVADECPPIPVQEIRVLRGERDVRSVYHGSGLGLWLVYWAVDRSGGELEFRTADKGNTISVSLDPVDE